AAAGGATTTTGAGTTGCTTGATTTTGGAGAGTTTGTGGAGCAGAGTTCTGATTCATTTGTAAATACCCCGCTGTTATCCGCCGCTCCTCTATTTGCATGGGTAAATACCCCGCCGTTATCCGCCGCTCCTCTGTTTGCATAGGTAAATAGCTAGTCGATACAGGAACAGAAAACACTTTGGATCGCTGTTTTTGTTTTTTTAAAAGAACTTTTTTAGTAATTAAATTAACAGCATCTTGCAGTTTATTTAATCTTGAGTATCCTGGATTTTTCCAAGAATATATTAACGAATGTTGTATAGGTAGTTTAAAATACTTACCAATTTTTAAATTAAAAAAAGTTGCATAATTAATTGAATCTTTGTATTTAAATTTTTCACTTATAATATTAAAAAACAAATCGAGAACTGCATACGAAAATGAAATATCAATTTTTTCATTTAATTTTTTATACTGATAAAAATTACTTTGAGAATAATATTTCATATAAGGAAAATGTTCGTCCGAATTAAACATAGAATTATTAAGATCTTTAACTATTTGTTTATTTAAATTATTATTATAATCTACTAAATCTTCAAGAGTTTTATCAAAATAGGTCTCTTCATTCAAAAACATTTCATATACTGCAAAATAAATTTCAAAACAACTTTTTTCAAAAGAAATAATAATTTGATTTTCTAATAGCCCTCTTTCTCCAAACAATACCATATAATATATTTTTAACGAATAATTTTCTAATGCAAAAATATCTTTTAGAGATTCAAAATCTTTAAGAAAAAGGTTATTTTTTATTGGCTCTATATCGCAATCCGAATAAATACCTGGAAAAAAATTTAATATTAAGCACCTTACCAGATCAGAGGCAAAAGGATACGCTTTGTATTTTAACATTTTTTTTAATACACAAATAATTTTTGGAAATTTAGTTTCATAATAATCTATCAAAACATCAATTATAATAACTTTTATATTTTGGTATTTACCCTGATCATCCATTGCAGCAAGGTTGTAATATTCTAATTTAATAGTTTGATTTTCTACAAAGCATTCTAAAAAAAATTTTTTCCTAAATATCGTATTATTAGAAACGTCTTCTTTTCTGACCCACAAACAGACTTCACTATTGCTATTTGATAATGTAATTATATTTTTCATGTTAGCAATATTTCGTCTAACAGTAATGGGAGCAAGCGAACCAGTCCAAAAATAATGAATTAATAACCTATTTTGATCAATAAACAAAGACATAAAAAAACTCTCATCAATTTAATTCAAATACAACTTTATAGCCAATATCTTTTAAAAAAATTTTTTTACTATTATCTAAATACCCTGACCAAGCAATCAAATTAGTTGTTTTCGGAATATATTGAGATAAATGCACAAAATGACTAAAATCAACTTCAAAAGTTTTTGGATTAAAACCAGAAATTGCAATATAGGGCGCATCAGTTTCTAAAACTTCACGTATCTCTTGCTTATTGTGCACAATAAACATTAAAGTAAAATGATAATCTCTAGCTATTTCTGTGAGTAACTGAATTTTGTATTTATCCATTCCGTAACTATAAACGACCATTCCATCAAATCCTAATAACATAGATTCATACAAATCATATTCATCAGAAAAAAAACCACTACGAAAAACCATACAGTCATCGTTCTTATATAACAAGAAGTCATTACAATTTTCCTGCAAGGGAGAAGTAAATAAACTATATATTTCATTAATTAAAATATCGTCTGAACTTATTGTTTTAGTATTAAAAAAACTAGAAAATTCGCTATCGGTCACATAATTAGGAATAGTAACAAAATTTTGCGAAAACTCATTTTTTTGTAAAAGATTCTCTATTTTTAATTTAAAGTTAAAGTTTAATTTATTTTTAGTAATTAATGATTCTGCCTGCTCTTTTTTTAGTTGCAAAGAAAAATCTAACTTTTGAATTTGTGTTAGTTTTTTTTGTTGTTCTATAAAGAAATTCAGTAAACTTTTTTGTTTAAACATACAACTGCTATTTATTAATTTCCTTCAGAAATTTGGCAGTCCTTTTTCCAAATTTCGAATAGTTTTAAACATTTTCCAGACGATATTGCATCTTTCGCCATTTTTAAGCCAGTAATCAAATCTGAGCATAAATCTGCACACCACAGTATTGCTGCAGCGTTTATTGTAACAGCGTCCATCACAGCTGGATAAGCTTGATTTTTAAGTACATCAAGCATAACTTGAGCATTAAATTCAATGTCTTTGCCCAAGAGTTTGTTACTGTTGTGTAGTTTAATTCCAAAGTCAACGGGATTTAACACTTCATGCGAAATTTTATTATTTTCTAGTTTAAAAATATACGTAGCACTGCATACAGAGATTTCGTCTAGGCCATCTTCGCCATGTGCAATAATAGCTCTTTTACGACCTAACTTTTTTAAACAAGAGGCCATAAGCGGTAACAGTTCTCGGCTGTGCATTCCAATAAATTGGCCTGAAAGTGGCATAGGGGTTGCTAAAGGTAAAATTAAATCAATTATGGTTTTAAAACCAAGGGTTTTTCTAATTTCCATGAGATGCTTTAAAGTTGGATAAACTGTATTAAATTTTAAAAAAGTAATATTGCAGTTTTGAATCTGAGTAAAAGCATGCTCTAAAGAATCGGCTGCTAATAAATTTAAGGATTCTAATAACTCACAAGTACTAGACTTATTTGTCATTCCAGTCCCTACAAATTTTGCGACATGAGCACCGGTTCCAGCAGCAATAATTGCTGCAATTGTTAAAATATTTAATGATGAACCACGCTCATAACAAATATTAGAACAGTCTACCAAATTAATATTATTTAAATTATTAGCATTATTTTCTTGAATTATGCTTTCTTTTATTATTTTTAAAACCCCAATTATAATATCATCCGATAATGGCAAAAATCGAAATCCTGTCAACACAGCGGCTGTTCGAATATCAGATAATGTTCCATCGATCATGCTATGTATCAGAGCTTCTGCCTCATCAGCTGAAAAACTACGTCCGGCAAAAACTTGTTCCATTATTGGCGAAAAATTTTTATCAATTATCATGATCCTCATCCTCAACTTCTAAAATTGGGGTCACAGGATACGAAAAACGGGACGCTAAAACCATTTCTGCAAACGAGTTATTTTGAATACAATCTATCTTTAAAAATTGATTGATTTCTAGAAAACATATTGCTGGAGCCTCAAGCGCCAACACATGAGCACAGTTTTCTACCCACTTTGCGGTTATCTTTGGAATCTGTTTAGTTAAAATTATAGGAATTTGATTTGAAAGCAAGGCGTCTTCTTTTCCCCACAGAAGTAACACAGGACAGTTAATATCTTTTAATTTATCGTCTACAAAATGCTCTTCATTTGTAAGTTTTAATAAAATTTTCACTTGTTTATTTGTTAAATTTCTATAGAGAGAGCGTTTTGCTATGTGACTTAAAATAGGCACTCCTGAGTAAGGAAAAGCTTTTAAAATTCCGGGGTATAATTTCTGAAATTTTTGCCAACTTAAAAAAGCTAGAGTGTCTCTTAATCCAAAGGGATTGACTTTAAGACCCGCAGGATTCAATAAAATCATTTTGTGAATGAGTTGCGGTTTATTTGCTGCAATATGCATAGATAACCAACCACCCATACTGAGACCACAAATCTCAATTGGAGTTTTAGTAGTATATTGAATAAATTCAATTAAAGACTCTGCATGCTCAATAAGGTTCATCACAGCATTATTGGCTTCACTAAAACCAGACATATGAAAAAGATTTGGAATTAAAATTCTTTTTTTATTTTTTAGCATATTTGCTAAAATCCACCAACTTTGTGCACTACTTCCTAAACCATGAACAAAAACAAGAGGTCTCACTTTTGAAGAAGGACAACTATCATAATAATGCATTTGCCCATATTTGGTTGCTACAGTTTTTGATTTAAAGCCATTAGCATTTAAGTATTTTTTAAAAAATATAGAAAAAGAGCAATCAATAAGCACTTCTGTATCTTTTATCACATCCAAATCTTCTACACTTCCAGCGGGCTTGGCAACCAACTGTAGATATTTTAAATTTAAGAATTTATTTATCTCTTTTAAATGAGACAAAAGCCCGACTCTTAAATTTTTTTGCGTCATTGTTAACCTATTTCTGATAAGAAAATTTTTTCAATAATATTAGCCATTTCTTCTATTCTATGCCGGCTAGGTCCTTCAAGCGTAATGCGCGCTAATGGCTCTGTGCCACTGTACCGCATTAAAATACGACCTGAGGTTCCTAACTCTTCTTCAAATTCTCTCACAATGGCTAAGGTCTTGAAAAGGGTCTCAAGCGGAGGTTTGGCGGAGACTCTTACATTCTTTGTAACTTGTGGAAACTTCATCATAACAGATGTGAGCTGCGAAATTTTTTTATTGGTATAGCACATCATTTCAAGAATTTTTAAACAAGCGATAATTGCATCACCAGTTGTACTCGAATCTAAAAAAATAAGATGCCCAGACTGCTCTCCACCCAATACAAAGTCATTGGCTAGCATCCCTTCCATCACGCTGCGATCACCAACATTTGTGCGAATCACTTGAATGCCTGTTTTTTGCAATGCAACATCGAGCCCTTTATTGCTCATCACTGTCACACATACGCCATTATTTTTAAGCTGATTTTGCGCTTGCATTTCAAGAGCACACATAACAATAATGCTATCTCCATCTAAAATTTGCCCTTGTTCATCTACCACAATCAGCCTATCTGCATCGCCATCTAATGCAAAACCAATATCTGCATTGTACTCTTTAACTTTTTGCGCCAAAACGTGAGGGTGCAACGCACCACTATTTAAATTGATATTAAATCCATTTGGATCATTGTGAATACTAATCACCTTTGCGCCAAGTTCTTCAAATACTTTGGGTGCAACTTTATAACCTGCGCCATGCGCGCAATCTAAGACAATCGTTTTTCCATCAAGCTTTAAGTTTTTTGGAAATCGTTCTTTTAAAAATACAGCATATTGACCAATTGCATCATCAATGCGTTTTGCGCGACCAAGATTTTCTGATTTAACCAAATAGTTATCTAAATCTGGGCTATCCATCAATTGTTCAATGAAAGCTTCTTCACTGTCTGGTAGTTTAAAACCATTATGATCAAATAATTTGATACCATTATCTTGAAAAGAATTATGACTCGCAGAAATCACCATTCCTGCATTTGCTCTCATGCCACGGGTTAAATATGCAATTCCTGGCGTAGGAAGTGGCCCCACAAATAGAACATCAACCCCCACACTACAAAGCCCAGAAGACAAAATGCCTTCAATCATATAACCACTTACTCGAGTGTCTTTTCCTATTAAAACCTTTGGACGTTGACTTCTTTTTTTAAGAATTACCCCAAAAGATTGAGCTAATTTTAAAAGCATGGACGGAGTCATAAAACCCATGTTCGCTTCGCCGCGCATCCCATCGGTACCAAAATATTTTGCCATATCAAAAAACCTTCTAAGGACTAAATTGAACAGAAATCGTATCTGGAATAATTTTAACAAGTGACACGTTATTAGGAATACTTGGAACCACAGATTTATCTTGCCACCCAACCTTTAGATCCGAGGCATCAAGAAAAACCCTTACATTAGAAGGATCAAGTTTAGACAGTAACTCTTTTGGCCCAGACACCTCTATGTCAACAGCTCCAGGACGCAATTGAATTTTTGAAGAAAGTTTTTTATTTAAATTTTTTATTTCAATAGGAACAGCTCGAAAAGTGCGATTAAATTTTTTTGGAGCAAGGGTAATTGAAACAACGACGCTTTTTTCTATTGCATTGATTGCGGATGATTCTTCTAATTCAATATTAGCATCTGTGATGAGATTTTTATTTATTCCTTCAATGATAACAGGCATAGTAAAAATACTTTCCATTCGGACAAGTTGCTGGCGTGCACCAGAAACTTTAATATGCGAGGGAGTGACTTTTATACTTTCTACTGTTAAGCCTGCCTGAGGTTCTCCTTTTAAAACTGCCTGAATTGGCAAAACTTTTTCTTGCACTTTATCAATATCAATATCGATGTATGGTCTTTCAATCACAATTGCATACTGCTTTGGTAATCTAGGAAAACTATCTCTGCTCACTTTAACGCGCACGCGACCAGGTGTCTCGCTAATAATTTCAATTTCGCCAGTGAGTTCTGCATCTGTTGGAGAAACAGAAAATATGGAGTTTTGTTGTTTGATGACCACATCTAAAGTTCTCTCCTTTGGGCCAAGTATAACCATTGAAGGAGAAGTGATGAGCTTAATTCTGGCAACTTTTTCAAAACTTAAATCTTTGTCAGTTCGTACAATAAAAAATATGACAATCGAAAATAAAAGCGATAAAATTTTTAACCAAAAATTATTCGTGATCTTAGATATTATAATTTTAAAAAATGATGAATTTTCTTGCGAATTCATTGACATTATTTTTTATCTTCCTTGTTACTTTTTTCTGAAGTATCCTGTTCTTTTTGATTTTCAATTGGAGGATCCAGTGGAATCCCACCAATAGAGACATCTCGTGGTGGGGGAGATTTTGGTATAGGAGGATCAAACCTATCTTCTGGCGCGATTTCTGTAATTGCTTTGAGAGCCTTATTTTTTTCTATCGCCGTAATGCTACTTTGCTCTTCTTCCTGATTATTATTTGCGTCTTGAGCATTTATGATTTCTTCAAAGTTTAACTCATTTTTACTTAATTGTGTTTGTCTAGTTAAAATATTACTCGAAATAAATTGTATTTCTGAAGTTTT
This region of Spirobacillus cienkowskii genomic DNA includes:
- the trpD gene encoding anthranilate phosphoribosyltransferase, which encodes MIIDKNFSPIMEQVFAGRSFSADEAEALIHSMIDGTLSDIRTAAVLTGFRFLPLSDDIIIGVLKIIKESIIQENNANNLNNINLVDCSNICYERGSSLNILTIAAIIAAGTGAHVAKFVGTGMTNKSSTCELLESLNLLAADSLEHAFTQIQNCNITFLKFNTVYPTLKHLMEIRKTLGFKTIIDLILPLATPMPLSGQFIGMHSRELLPLMASCLKKLGRKRAIIAHGEDGLDEISVCSATYIFKLENNKISHEVLNPVDFGIKLHNSNKLLGKDIEFNAQVMLDVLKNQAYPAVMDAVTINAAAILWCADLCSDLITGLKMAKDAISSGKCLKLFEIWKKDCQISEGN
- a CDS encoding alpha/beta hydrolase, with amino-acid sequence MTQKNLRVGLLSHLKEINKFLNLKYLQLVAKPAGSVEDLDVIKDTEVLIDCSFSIFFKKYLNANGFKSKTVATKYGQMHYYDSCPSSKVRPLVFVHGLGSSAQSWWILANMLKNKKRILIPNLFHMSGFSEANNAVMNLIEHAESLIEFIQYTTKTPIEICGLSMGGWLSMHIAANKPQLIHKMILLNPAGLKVNPFGLRDTLAFLSWQKFQKLYPGILKAFPYSGVPILSHIAKRSLYRNLTNKQVKILLKLTNEEHFVDDKLKDINCPVLLLWGKEDALLSNQIPIILTKQIPKITAKWVENCAHVLALEAPAICFLEINQFLKIDCIQNNSFAEMVLASRFSYPVTPILEVEDEDHDN
- the glmM gene encoding phosphoglucosamine mutase, whose product is MAKYFGTDGMRGEANMGFMTPSMLLKLAQSFGVILKKRSQRPKVLIGKDTRVSGYMIEGILSSGLCSVGVDVLFVGPLPTPGIAYLTRGMRANAGMVISASHNSFQDNGIKLFDHNGFKLPDSEEAFIEQLMDSPDLDNYLVKSENLGRAKRIDDAIGQYAVFLKERFPKNLKLDGKTIVLDCAHGAGYKVAPKVFEELGAKVISIHNDPNGFNINLNSGALHPHVLAQKVKEYNADIGFALDGDADRLIVVDEQGQILDGDSIIVMCALEMQAQNQLKNNGVCVTVMSNKGLDVALQKTGIQVIRTNVGDRSVMEGMLANDFVLGGEQSGHLIFLDSSTTGDAIIACLKILEMMCYTNKKISQLTSVMMKFPQVTKNVRVSAKPPLETLFKTLAIVREFEEELGTSGRILMRYSGTEPLARITLEGPSRHRIEEMANIIEKIFLSEIG
- a CDS encoding CdaR family protein, encoding MSMNSQENSSFFKIIISKITNNFWLKILSLLFSIVIFFIVRTDKDLSFEKVARIKLITSPSMVILGPKERTLDVVIKQQNSIFSVSPTDAELTGEIEIISETPGRVRVKVSRDSFPRLPKQYAIVIERPYIDIDIDKVQEKVLPIQAVLKGEPQAGLTVESIKVTPSHIKVSGARQQLVRMESIFTMPVIIEGINKNLITDANIELEESSAINAIEKSVVVSITLAPKKFNRTFRAVPIEIKNLNKKLSSKIQLRPGAVDIEVSGPKELLSKLDPSNVRVFLDASDLKVGWQDKSVVPSIPNNVSLVKIIPDTISVQFSP